In Terriglobus sp. TAA 43, a single window of DNA contains:
- the purF gene encoding amidophosphoribosyltransferase, which produces MQDHEAEEHFDKLREECGVMAIYNHDDAARLTYWGLYSLQHRGQESGGIATADGEEIHDLKGMGLVSEIFTDPVLEKLPGRMAIGHTRYSTTGDSALLNAQPIKVESTKGLIAIAHNGNLVNLGTARERLERDGAIFQTTSDSEIIVQLIAHSKETTLVDCIADSLGQVDGAFSIVMMTRNRIFAARDPHGFRPLSMGRIPGKDGAPDTFVFASETCAFDLLHAKYERDVEPGELVMVSEDGVTSRYFNRETKQASCIFEHVYFARPDSRIFGRWVQKSREEMGRTLARESGVPADLIVPVPDSGVTAAIGYANESGIPFNFGLIRNHYVGRTFIQPEQRVRDFGVRMKLNPVRALLEGKRVILIDDSIIRGTTSRKIVRMVRAAGATEVHMRISCPPTISPCFYGVDTPSSRDLIAANNSLDQICKYIEADSLAYLSLEGVVHSCTTGDEKPNGYCTACYTGKYPTQWVDVEDILPAVAGA; this is translated from the coding sequence ATGCAGGATCACGAAGCGGAAGAGCACTTCGACAAGCTGCGCGAAGAATGCGGCGTCATGGCCATCTACAACCATGACGATGCCGCACGCCTCACCTACTGGGGCTTGTACTCGCTGCAACATCGCGGACAGGAGAGCGGCGGCATTGCTACTGCCGATGGCGAAGAGATTCACGACCTGAAGGGCATGGGCCTCGTCAGCGAAATCTTTACCGACCCCGTTTTGGAAAAGCTGCCCGGCCGCATGGCCATTGGTCACACGCGTTACAGCACCACGGGCGACTCCGCTCTGCTGAACGCTCAGCCCATCAAGGTGGAATCCACCAAGGGCCTCATCGCCATTGCGCACAACGGCAACCTGGTGAACCTGGGTACCGCGCGCGAGCGTCTCGAACGCGACGGCGCCATCTTCCAGACCACCAGCGATTCCGAAATCATCGTGCAGCTCATCGCGCACTCGAAAGAGACCACGCTGGTGGACTGCATCGCCGACTCGCTCGGCCAGGTCGATGGCGCTTTCTCCATCGTGATGATGACGCGCAATCGCATCTTTGCGGCGCGTGATCCGCATGGCTTCCGTCCGTTGTCGATGGGCCGCATCCCAGGCAAAGACGGCGCTCCTGACACCTTCGTCTTCGCCAGCGAAACCTGCGCATTCGATCTGCTGCACGCAAAGTACGAGCGCGATGTAGAGCCTGGCGAACTGGTTATGGTCAGCGAAGACGGCGTGACCTCGCGCTATTTCAATCGCGAAACCAAGCAGGCAAGCTGCATCTTCGAACACGTTTACTTCGCACGCCCCGACAGCCGCATCTTTGGCCGCTGGGTACAGAAGAGCCGCGAAGAGATGGGTCGCACACTTGCGCGTGAAAGCGGCGTTCCTGCTGACCTGATCGTTCCCGTGCCGGACAGCGGTGTCACCGCTGCCATTGGCTACGCAAACGAAAGCGGCATCCCGTTCAACTTCGGCCTCATCCGCAATCATTACGTGGGCCGCACCTTCATTCAACCGGAGCAGCGTGTGCGTGACTTCGGTGTACGCATGAAGCTGAACCCAGTACGCGCATTGCTCGAAGGCAAGCGAGTCATCCTCATCGACGACTCCATCATCCGCGGCACCACGTCGCGAAAGATCGTACGCATGGTGCGTGCCGCAGGTGCCACGGAAGTCCACATGCGCATCTCGTGCCCACCAACCATCTCTCCCTGCTTCTACGGCGTGGATACACCCAGCTCGCGCGACCTGATCGCCGCGAACAACTCTTTGGATCAGATCTGCAAATACATCGAAGCTGATTCGCTCGCGTACCTCTCACTCGAAGGTGTCGTGCATAGCTGCACCACCGGCGATGAGAAGCCAAACGGCTACTGCACCGCCTGCTACACCGGCAAGTACCCGACCCAATGGGTAGACGTGGAAGATATCCTGCCAGCGGTTGCAGGAGCATGA
- a CDS encoding MerC domain-containing protein: MTQELKEQAHQSGADTFGIWVSALCVVHCIATPLFISMSAVLAHFLPAEESVHRTLAAVVAAAGGIALIRGFRIHGRKRILALMAAGLAFIFFGAWFGDSLPLHLYEVGITTTGSAFMIAAHRMNHTFCSDCSQCCSSEDHA, translated from the coding sequence ATGACGCAGGAACTGAAAGAACAGGCACACCAATCCGGCGCGGACACCTTTGGAATATGGGTGTCCGCGCTGTGCGTTGTGCATTGCATCGCGACACCGCTATTCATTTCCATGTCTGCAGTGCTTGCTCACTTCCTGCCAGCAGAAGAGAGCGTTCATCGCACGCTGGCGGCTGTAGTGGCCGCAGCCGGAGGCATTGCGCTTATCCGTGGATTCCGCATCCACGGTCGCAAACGCATTCTTGCACTCATGGCAGCGGGACTCGCATTCATCTTCTTCGGTGCATGGTTCGGCGACAGCTTACCCTTGCACCTATATGAGGTCGGGATCACCACGACCGGCAGCGCGTTCATGATTGCAGCGCACCGGATGAATCACACCTTCTGCAGCGATTGCAGCCAGTGCTGTTCCAGTGAGGACCATGCGTAA
- a CDS encoding MFS transporter, producing MRKPLLALAVAAFGIGTTEFIIMGLLPDLARDFHVSIPKAGTLVSAYALAVTIGSPLLVLALAKVDRKNALILLMTLFILGNTACALAPTFGLLLTARILTALMHGSFFGIGSIVASNVVPRDQRARAVAIMFSGLTLANVLGVPAGTALGQAFGWRAAFVAIVPIGLIAAIGVWRLVPHQHSEPVHLKHELKSVMRRGVLTTLAISTMSSVSMFCILTYITPILEDVTHISPHGVTGVLVLFGVSITVGNLLGGVMADWKGIQAVAFGFLALAILFVIMPIAEEHVPSVLVAIAVWGMLHFAVGAPLQTRVVDQARGAQNLASTLNQGAFNLGNALGAALGAVVLTHGFGYRSLALASSVVAALTAALTLLAMVWERTDRMKSDALLRMHAG from the coding sequence ATGCGTAAGCCACTGTTAGCTCTTGCCGTTGCCGCATTCGGCATTGGCACAACAGAATTCATCATCATGGGACTGCTGCCGGATCTGGCACGCGACTTCCACGTGTCCATCCCAAAGGCAGGCACATTGGTCAGCGCCTATGCGCTTGCCGTCACCATCGGCTCGCCGCTGCTGGTGTTGGCGCTGGCAAAGGTCGATCGCAAGAACGCGCTGATCCTGTTGATGACCCTGTTCATTCTGGGCAACACGGCGTGCGCGCTTGCGCCAACATTTGGTCTGCTGCTCACGGCTCGCATTCTCACCGCGCTGATGCACGGCTCCTTCTTCGGCATCGGCAGCATCGTTGCGTCGAACGTTGTCCCGCGCGACCAACGCGCACGCGCCGTCGCTATCATGTTCAGCGGACTCACGCTGGCCAATGTTCTCGGTGTACCTGCCGGAACAGCACTAGGACAAGCCTTTGGATGGCGTGCAGCCTTCGTTGCCATTGTGCCCATTGGCTTAATTGCAGCCATAGGTGTGTGGCGATTAGTGCCGCATCAACATTCGGAACCAGTCCATCTCAAGCACGAATTGAAGTCCGTGATGCGCCGCGGCGTATTGACGACGTTGGCCATCAGCACCATGTCGTCCGTCTCCATGTTCTGCATCCTGACGTACATCACACCTATTCTTGAGGACGTCACGCACATCTCGCCGCATGGTGTAACGGGCGTGCTGGTATTGTTTGGCGTTTCCATCACTGTCGGCAACCTGTTGGGCGGCGTAATGGCGGACTGGAAGGGGATTCAGGCTGTTGCCTTTGGCTTTCTGGCGCTTGCAATTCTCTTCGTGATCATGCCGATAGCCGAAGAACATGTGCCGTCCGTATTGGTCGCGATCGCCGTGTGGGGCATGCTGCACTTCGCAGTTGGCGCGCCGCTGCAAACGCGTGTGGTGGATCAGGCACGCGGTGCACAGAACCTTGCATCCACGCTGAATCAGGGCGCCTTCAACCTGGGCAACGCACTTGGCGCAGCCTTGGGTGCAGTTGTACTCACGCACGGCTTCGGCTATCGCAGCCTCGCGTTGGCAAGCTCTGTAGTAGCTGCGCTCACAGCGGCGCTCACCCTGCTTGCTATGGTGTGGGAACGGACAGATCGCATGAAGAGCGACGCGCTTCTCCGCATGCACGCAGGCTGA
- a CDS encoding sensor domain-containing diguanylate cyclase: MPSAPTSPFEARRLAAVHKLRLLGTPAEERFDKITRLARHMFEVPMACLDIVGEKLAWLKSVQGFDGIEGLRKDSYCHYRVLDDGVCLVQDARTDARVFDSVLADYWVFYAGAPLHFEGERVGVLCIGDSNPRDFDEEKMSSLIDLASLAERELQLAALSEAQVALAASHEELEMKARIDVLTHLWNRGAILDIANAECAAAQIDKPMAALMLDIDHFKAINDTHGHPAGDEVLRVVASRLRSAVRKSDAVGRYGGEEFLVILPDADLVTAAHISERIRQEVASSPISFGELTIAVTCSIGYSIVQNAVQDAISSLIGRADSALYRAKSSGRNRVEVGAASYDADKIADAVGV, translated from the coding sequence ATGCCTTCTGCACCGACTTCCCCCTTTGAAGCGCGGCGTCTTGCTGCTGTTCATAAACTCCGCCTTCTGGGAACGCCCGCGGAAGAGCGCTTCGACAAGATCACTCGCCTTGCACGTCATATGTTTGAAGTTCCCATGGCGTGCCTGGATATCGTGGGTGAAAAGCTTGCATGGCTGAAGAGCGTGCAGGGTTTCGATGGCATTGAGGGTCTGCGTAAAGATTCCTATTGCCATTACAGGGTGCTGGACGACGGCGTTTGTCTGGTGCAGGATGCGCGAACCGATGCGCGAGTGTTCGACAGCGTGCTGGCAGACTATTGGGTGTTTTACGCCGGTGCACCACTGCACTTTGAAGGAGAGCGTGTCGGCGTGCTCTGCATCGGCGACAGCAATCCGCGTGATTTTGATGAAGAGAAGATGAGTTCGCTCATCGATCTGGCCTCGCTCGCCGAACGCGAACTTCAATTGGCTGCGCTATCAGAAGCACAGGTGGCTCTCGCTGCGTCGCACGAAGAGTTGGAGATGAAGGCGCGCATCGATGTGCTGACACACCTGTGGAACCGCGGCGCCATTCTTGATATCGCCAATGCAGAATGCGCGGCCGCTCAAATCGACAAGCCCATGGCCGCGCTCATGCTCGACATTGACCACTTCAAGGCAATCAATGACACACATGGTCACCCCGCCGGTGACGAAGTGCTGCGGGTGGTAGCATCTCGCCTGCGCTCTGCCGTTCGTAAGAGCGATGCCGTGGGACGCTACGGTGGCGAAGAGTTCCTCGTCATCCTGCCCGATGCAGACCTGGTAACAGCCGCACACATCAGCGAACGGATTCGGCAGGAGGTCGCCTCCTCGCCCATATCGTTTGGAGAACTAACTATCGCGGTCACCTGCAGCATTGGCTATTCCATCGTGCAAAATGCCGTGCAGGACGCGATTAGTTCGTTGATTGGCCGCGCTGACAGCGCACTCTATCGAGCCAAGTCTTCCGGACGCAATCGTGTCGAAGTCGGCGCCGCATCGTACGATGCCGACAAGATCGCTGACGCCGTCGGGGTCTAG
- a CDS encoding DUF4434 domain-containing protein: MLNRREFLTAFPAGATALHAMPTAVKPIAGSWFEFQHSGAVQAVDWNSRCARFTTEQWQEKVREIAGAGMKYLVLIATALHYRAFWDTAIYPKYELACADPIEAVLAAADTCGVKFFIGTGFYGDLGSPGLISDADAMTKRLQSLEELVKRYGHHKSFYGWYWPDETQINPHFTPEYMTYVNTLSKRARALTPKAQILIAPYGTRLVKPDDEYLRQMDSMDVDIMAYQDEIGVQKTRIEELPRIFAGLRKVHDRSAKAKLWADVEIFEFEAKPYRSPVHAASFERVLQQMTAVSPYVDEILIYQYIGLVNKPGTKAVAGRGPAATKFYDDYRRWRGGSGAR; encoded by the coding sequence ATGCTGAATCGGCGGGAGTTTCTTACAGCTTTTCCGGCAGGTGCGACGGCGTTACACGCAATGCCAACTGCGGTGAAACCGATTGCGGGAAGCTGGTTTGAGTTTCAGCATAGCGGCGCGGTGCAGGCGGTTGATTGGAACAGCCGCTGTGCACGCTTTACTACCGAGCAGTGGCAGGAAAAGGTGCGCGAGATTGCCGGTGCGGGCATGAAATACCTAGTGCTGATTGCTACAGCGCTGCACTACCGCGCGTTCTGGGATACCGCGATCTATCCAAAGTATGAGCTTGCGTGTGCCGATCCGATTGAGGCCGTGCTGGCTGCTGCAGACACATGCGGGGTGAAGTTCTTCATCGGTACAGGCTTTTATGGTGATCTGGGGTCTCCGGGACTGATCAGCGATGCGGATGCGATGACCAAGCGGCTGCAGTCTCTTGAGGAACTTGTGAAGCGCTATGGCCACCATAAGAGTTTTTACGGCTGGTACTGGCCAGATGAGACGCAGATCAATCCCCACTTTACGCCCGAGTACATGACGTATGTAAACACGCTGTCGAAGCGTGCGCGAGCATTGACGCCTAAGGCACAGATTCTGATTGCGCCGTATGGCACGCGACTGGTGAAGCCCGATGATGAGTACCTGCGTCAGATGGATTCGATGGACGTGGACATAATGGCGTATCAGGACGAGATTGGTGTTCAGAAGACGCGCATTGAGGAGTTGCCGCGCATCTTTGCAGGCTTGCGCAAGGTACATGATCGCTCGGCAAAGGCGAAGCTTTGGGCGGATGTAGAGATCTTTGAGTTTGAGGCAAAGCCATATCGTTCACCGGTGCATGCTGCGTCGTTTGAACGCGTGCTGCAGCAGATGACGGCGGTCTCTCCGTATGTGGATGAGATTTTGATTTACCAATACATCGGGCTGGTGAATAAGCCAGGAACGAAGGCTGTTGCCGGGCGTGGCCCTGCCGCGACCAAGTTTTATGACGACTATCGGCGATGGCGCGGTGGCAGCGGCGCACGCTGA
- a CDS encoding RNB domain-containing ribonuclease, with translation MHNHTPFNLTNAAAEEMKLQGFELTPFPGHQQQLADILAGNVKDHRKRTDLRGLAWSSIDNDTSRDLDQIEWAERLEDGSIRVRVGVADVTSTIAKDTPIDKFAARQCATIYTAARNFPMLPIELSTGLTSLNPGEERQAMVAEFVVDGDGSVREQRIFPALVCNSAQLAYSHVGPWLVNPEHAVAPAIDPAILDQLRLQDEVAQRLRRHRQEAGALDFRRTESTPVVADGRVLSLEDVGRNRAMDLIEDLMIAANETAAHLLSQAHRSGLRRVVKSPERWQRIVDLVYVTSANLSHRVTLPAEPDAKPLNDFLCKQREHDPDHYPDLALAIIKLMGAGEYVVVHANDPYPPGHFALAANDYSHSTAPNRRFPDMVTQRVLHAMLDNAPPPYTDEELAAIADHCNERDKAGRKVERSMLKRAQALALASRIGEHFRAVVTGAGRSGTFVRVLKPAVEGMLVHGAEGLDVGDRLNVKLVHTDPARAFIDFVRV, from the coding sequence ATGCATAACCATACTCCGTTTAACCTTACGAACGCTGCCGCGGAAGAGATGAAGCTGCAGGGGTTTGAGCTGACACCTTTTCCCGGTCACCAGCAGCAGCTTGCAGACATTCTTGCTGGCAATGTGAAGGATCACCGTAAGCGTACCGATCTGCGCGGGCTTGCGTGGTCGTCGATTGATAACGACACTTCGCGTGACCTTGACCAGATTGAGTGGGCGGAGCGGCTTGAAGATGGCAGTATCCGTGTGCGCGTTGGCGTCGCCGATGTTACATCGACCATTGCCAAGGACACACCGATCGATAAGTTTGCTGCGCGTCAGTGTGCCACGATTTATACCGCGGCTCGCAACTTCCCGATGCTGCCCATTGAGCTGTCTACCGGTTTGACCAGTTTGAATCCCGGTGAAGAGCGGCAGGCCATGGTGGCGGAATTCGTTGTGGATGGGGATGGTTCCGTGCGTGAGCAGCGCATCTTTCCTGCGCTGGTATGCAACTCGGCGCAGCTTGCTTATAGCCATGTGGGGCCTTGGCTTGTGAATCCGGAACATGCCGTGGCGCCTGCGATTGATCCTGCGATCCTGGATCAGCTTCGTCTGCAGGATGAGGTTGCGCAGCGTTTGCGTCGGCATCGGCAGGAAGCAGGTGCGCTGGATTTCCGCCGCACTGAATCGACGCCTGTGGTGGCCGATGGACGCGTGCTGTCGCTGGAAGATGTAGGGCGAAATCGTGCGATGGATCTGATTGAAGATCTGATGATTGCAGCGAACGAAACGGCAGCGCATCTGCTGTCGCAGGCGCATCGCAGTGGTCTGCGTCGTGTGGTGAAATCGCCGGAGCGTTGGCAGCGCATTGTGGATCTGGTCTACGTTACGAGTGCGAATCTTTCGCATCGCGTTACGTTACCTGCAGAACCAGACGCGAAGCCGCTGAATGACTTTCTGTGCAAACAACGCGAACATGATCCGGATCACTATCCCGATCTTGCGCTCGCCATCATCAAGCTAATGGGTGCGGGCGAATATGTAGTCGTGCACGCGAATGATCCTTATCCGCCTGGACATTTTGCACTGGCGGCGAATGATTATTCGCACTCCACGGCGCCGAACCGCCGCTTTCCGGATATGGTGACGCAGCGTGTGTTGCACGCAATGCTGGACAACGCTCCACCACCCTACACAGACGAAGAGTTAGCGGCCATTGCAGATCATTGCAATGAGCGTGACAAGGCTGGCCGTAAGGTGGAACGCTCCATGCTGAAGCGTGCACAGGCGCTGGCATTGGCTTCGAGGATTGGTGAGCACTTTCGCGCGGTGGTTACCGGGGCGGGCAGGAGCGGTACGTTTGTCCGCGTTCTGAAGCCTGCGGTGGAGGGCATGCTGGTGCATGGCGCTGAGGGACTGGATGTGGGCGATCGGTTGAATGTGAAGTTGGTTCACACGGATCCGGCGCGCGCGTTCATTGATTTCGTACGCGTGTAA
- a CDS encoding NAD(P)/FAD-dependent oxidoreductase, producing MSTPFDVIVVGGGPAGSTAAYKLGKAGAKVLLIDKATEFPREKPCGGGLSARLLDRFPYVRDFFDAGEVPVNPVSRVHLESPDGTRVTYQQGEPILYLVRRWQFDEALFKLAASVCTVRLGTMIRKCEVKPTHVELDTTEGEIITAPMIIGADSANSVIARHTGLRSEAAHKEYAVDMMEETDYSRLDVKDRDAIYLFLTLTETFGYGYIFPKTHHLNLGFGCKLDWYLKELRGKGAEHHAQWVETLKQHGDVTGETNRNGYKAFPIPVSGPLAKTYTDRVLLAGDAGGFVNAFTAEGIFYAMTSGALAADTALNAIRAKQYDEQVLSAYEKAWRQEIGDDLLHSVDIQHRLFNGSGRMDALVRKAKEDPELLRLIIGYSMGASTYEQLRNHMMRSTVPTWVWNKVKSAVGFAL from the coding sequence ATGAGTACTCCATTTGACGTCATCGTTGTCGGTGGTGGCCCCGCTGGTTCAACGGCTGCCTATAAGTTGGGTAAGGCTGGGGCTAAGGTTCTGCTCATCGATAAGGCTACGGAATTTCCACGTGAAAAGCCGTGTGGTGGTGGACTTTCCGCGCGATTGTTGGATCGTTTTCCCTATGTGCGCGATTTCTTCGATGCAGGTGAAGTGCCGGTCAATCCTGTGAGTCGCGTGCATCTGGAGTCACCGGATGGAACGCGTGTGACCTATCAGCAGGGCGAGCCAATTCTGTATCTTGTGCGTCGCTGGCAGTTTGATGAGGCACTCTTCAAACTTGCAGCATCTGTATGCACCGTGCGGTTGGGAACGATGATTCGCAAATGCGAAGTGAAGCCAACGCATGTGGAGTTGGACACGACGGAAGGCGAGATCATCACCGCGCCAATGATTATCGGTGCGGACTCTGCGAACTCTGTTATCGCGCGGCATACGGGACTTCGCAGTGAAGCGGCGCATAAGGAATATGCCGTGGACATGATGGAGGAGACGGATTATTCGCGGTTGGATGTGAAGGATCGGGATGCCATCTATCTTTTTCTGACACTGACAGAGACCTTTGGTTACGGATATATCTTTCCCAAGACGCATCATCTGAACCTTGGTTTTGGATGCAAGCTGGACTGGTACCTGAAGGAGCTGCGTGGCAAGGGCGCGGAGCATCATGCGCAGTGGGTGGAGACGTTGAAGCAGCATGGTGACGTGACCGGGGAGACGAATCGTAATGGCTACAAGGCGTTCCCTATTCCTGTCAGTGGGCCGCTCGCAAAGACCTATACAGACCGTGTGTTGCTTGCAGGGGACGCGGGTGGATTTGTGAATGCGTTTACTGCAGAGGGTATCTTCTATGCGATGACCAGCGGTGCGCTTGCAGCGGATACGGCACTGAACGCGATTCGGGCAAAACAGTATGACGAGCAAGTGCTGTCAGCTTATGAGAAGGCGTGGAGGCAGGAGATTGGTGACGACCTTTTGCATTCCGTGGATATTCAGCATCGTCTGTTCAACGGTAGTGGGCGCATGGATGCTCTGGTGCGCAAGGCGAAAGAAGATCCTGAGCTGCTGCGTTTGATCATTGGTTACAGCATGGGCGCATCCACCTATGAACAGCTTCGCAATCACATGATGCGTAGTACGGTTCCCACGTGGGTCTGGAATAAGGTGAAATCTGCGGTGGGGTTTGCTCTCTGA
- a CDS encoding serine hydrolase — protein sequence MRILPAFALSVVLTAPTLLHAQKLNDADRTKIESAMTKVMDDTGTPSISLGIARGGNVIYTKAFGYAVLEERGAHHQAAVPADAAMAYPIGSISKQFTAACILLLQERGKLKLDDPVSKWFPDFSGANKVTIRNLMTHTSGYSDYAPQDYTIPAWTKPVKSETLIREWATKPLDFEPGTQWQYSNTNFQLAALIIEKVSGQKFHDFLWANVITPLKLKGVLDLDTDRAKLQVRGYERHAMGPLRPAILESPGWYTGDGGLAMPVATLLQWDESIVHRTLLKPASYDEMIKPYLLKDGTDSHYGLGVTSQVRNGKRIVSHSGEVGGFVSNNVIDVDDDIAFAALTNVEGPGAAPATSALVPTLLPSLVNAAPNKATPKPEEATAPAEPIYDKAHAEQVKTILLGLQKGTLDRNLFTTDANFYFNETTIGDFKSSLQPLGTLQTVTQTSEKLRGGMIFRTYDAEFAGKTLDVTTYTQNDGKLEQFLVEP from the coding sequence TTGCGAATCCTTCCAGCTTTTGCACTTTCCGTTGTGCTGACAGCCCCTACCCTCCTGCACGCCCAGAAGCTCAACGATGCCGACCGGACAAAGATTGAATCGGCCATGACGAAGGTCATGGACGACACCGGAACGCCGAGCATCTCCCTCGGCATTGCTCGTGGTGGCAACGTGATTTACACCAAGGCCTTTGGTTATGCCGTACTGGAAGAGCGGGGAGCACACCACCAGGCCGCCGTTCCAGCAGATGCTGCCATGGCGTATCCCATCGGCTCCATCTCCAAGCAGTTCACCGCCGCATGCATTCTGCTACTACAGGAGCGTGGCAAGCTGAAGCTCGACGATCCCGTCAGCAAGTGGTTTCCCGACTTCTCGGGAGCCAACAAAGTCACCATCCGCAACCTCATGACACACACCAGCGGCTATAGCGACTACGCTCCGCAGGACTACACCATTCCAGCGTGGACCAAGCCAGTCAAAAGCGAAACGCTGATACGCGAATGGGCCACGAAGCCGCTCGACTTTGAACCGGGAACACAGTGGCAGTACAGCAACACCAACTTCCAACTGGCCGCGCTGATCATTGAAAAAGTCAGCGGCCAAAAATTCCATGACTTCCTCTGGGCAAATGTCATCACACCGTTGAAGCTGAAAGGCGTTCTGGATCTGGACACCGACCGAGCCAAGCTGCAGGTGCGCGGCTACGAGCGCCACGCGATGGGGCCGCTGCGTCCCGCCATTCTGGAGTCGCCCGGCTGGTACACAGGCGACGGCGGATTGGCAATGCCCGTAGCCACTCTGCTCCAGTGGGACGAGAGCATTGTGCATCGCACACTGCTGAAGCCCGCAAGCTACGACGAGATGATCAAGCCCTACCTGTTGAAAGATGGAACCGACTCGCACTATGGGCTGGGTGTGACCTCACAGGTACGCAATGGCAAGCGCATCGTGTCGCATTCCGGTGAAGTAGGCGGCTTTGTTTCCAACAACGTCATCGACGTAGATGACGACATAGCCTTTGCAGCGCTCACCAACGTCGAAGGCCCCGGAGCAGCCCCGGCAACAAGCGCTCTTGTGCCCACCCTGTTGCCGTCGCTGGTAAACGCGGCTCCGAACAAGGCCACACCAAAACCGGAAGAAGCCACCGCGCCCGCAGAACCCATCTACGACAAGGCCCATGCAGAACAGGTAAAGACAATTCTGCTCGGCTTGCAGAAGGGGACGCTGGATCGTAACCTGTTCACCACCGACGCCAACTTCTATTTCAACGAAACGACGATCGGGGACTTTAAATCCAGCCTTCAACCGCTCGGCACTTTGCAGACCGTAACCCAAACGTCAGAAAAACTACGTGGTGGCATGATCTTCCGGACTTACGATGCAGAGTTCGCGGGCAAAACCCTCGACGTAACTACTTACACGCAAAACGACGGCAAGCTGGAACAGTTCCTGGTAGAACCGTAA
- the msrA gene encoding peptide-methionine (S)-S-oxide reductase MsrA, with protein sequence MHRFFRVVLAAALLSVTIACFAVDRGTFPVPKVDAAKAPGKLQTAVFAGGCFWGTQAVFERVKGVKKTVVGYAGGKASTATYDQVTTETTGHAESVEVQYDPSVITYGELLRIFFSVAHDPTQLNRQGPDVGTSYRSAIFFMTPEQQQIAQAYIAQLDAAHIFKSKIVTEVAPLKGFYRGEDYHQDYALKNPDNPYILVCDRPKISALKKQYPDLFVEYHGQ encoded by the coding sequence ATGCACCGATTCTTCCGTGTTGTCCTTGCCGCGGCTCTTCTCTCCGTCACGATTGCCTGCTTCGCGGTAGATCGCGGCACCTTTCCCGTGCCGAAGGTCGACGCAGCAAAGGCTCCCGGCAAGCTGCAGACAGCAGTATTTGCAGGCGGCTGCTTCTGGGGAACGCAGGCCGTATTTGAACGCGTGAAGGGCGTCAAGAAAACAGTCGTGGGCTATGCCGGCGGCAAGGCATCTACAGCGACTTACGATCAGGTGACAACAGAGACCACCGGCCACGCTGAAAGCGTTGAGGTGCAGTACGATCCGTCTGTGATCACCTACGGCGAACTGTTACGCATCTTCTTCTCCGTAGCGCATGACCCAACGCAGCTCAACCGCCAGGGTCCAGACGTTGGCACGTCCTATCGCTCCGCCATCTTCTTCATGACGCCGGAGCAACAACAGATCGCGCAAGCCTACATTGCGCAACTGGACGCAGCGCACATCTTCAAGTCAAAGATCGTCACCGAAGTCGCCCCCCTGAAGGGCTTCTATCGCGGCGAGGATTACCACCAGGACTACGCTCTGAAGAATCCCGATAACCCGTACATCCTCGTATGCGACCGCCCAAAGATCAGCGCGTTGAAGAAGCAATACCCAGACCTGTTCGTGGAGTACCACGGTCAGTAA